A genomic region of Deltaproteobacteria bacterium contains the following coding sequences:
- a CDS encoding DUF1015 domain-containing protein, which translates to MADIAPFRGIRYDTTRVRASDVLAPPYDVIDADHWRQLAARDPHNCVRVILPEGDGDAKYSRAAELLDRWLADGVLVRDDQPCLYRYNQVFTSAELGGREVVRRGFVAAVRLHRFDERVILPHERTLKGPKVDRLKLFEATACHPSQIFTLYSDPQGAVDEALAAVERTDPVVDGTTDDGTRHLVWRVTDRSMIAAVVEALADKPLYIADGHHRYETMLAYRDRRREAGSDVADFGTLFLANMDDAGLVVFPTHRLVHGVPGFSLEKLVAAARDAFDIDTVAGGAADAAKVRAIVTERGAARPAFGVVVPGSADLTVMAYRGDLSSASATERLDVTILHDVVLEGMLGIDRAAQEAKTNLDYPKDTAVALARVAAGDGQCLFVMNPTPVAAVKAVSDEGGFMPQKSTFFYPKIASGVVFRKLDESIAR; encoded by the coding sequence ATGGCCGACATTGCACCGTTTCGCGGCATCCGATACGACACCACGCGCGTGCGCGCGTCCGACGTGCTCGCTCCGCCGTACGACGTCATCGACGCCGACCACTGGCGCCAGCTCGCTGCGCGCGATCCGCACAATTGCGTCCGCGTCATCTTGCCGGAAGGCGACGGCGACGCGAAGTACTCGCGCGCCGCGGAACTGCTCGACCGGTGGCTGGCCGACGGCGTGCTCGTGCGCGACGACCAGCCGTGCCTGTACCGCTACAACCAGGTGTTTACGTCGGCGGAACTCGGCGGCCGCGAGGTCGTGCGCCGCGGATTCGTCGCGGCGGTGCGACTGCACCGGTTCGACGAGCGGGTGATCCTGCCGCACGAGCGAACGCTCAAGGGACCGAAAGTCGATCGGCTCAAGTTGTTCGAGGCAACCGCGTGCCACCCGTCGCAGATCTTCACGCTGTACAGCGATCCGCAGGGCGCAGTGGACGAGGCGCTCGCGGCGGTCGAGCGCACGGATCCGGTGGTCGATGGCACCACCGACGACGGGACGCGCCACCTCGTATGGCGCGTGACCGATCGCTCCATGATCGCTGCCGTTGTCGAGGCGCTTGCGGACAAGCCGCTGTACATCGCCGACGGTCATCATCGCTATGAGACGATGCTGGCGTATCGCGACCGTCGGCGCGAGGCGGGCAGCGATGTGGCCGACTTCGGCACGCTGTTTTTGGCGAACATGGACGACGCGGGGCTGGTCGTGTTTCCGACACACCGGCTCGTTCACGGCGTTCCGGGGTTTTCTCTGGAGAAACTGGTCGCGGCCGCGCGCGACGCGTTTGACATCGACACGGTCGCGGGAGGCGCAGCCGACGCGGCGAAGGTTCGCGCGATCGTCACCGAGCGCGGTGCAGCGCGGCCGGCGTTTGGCGTCGTCGTTCCCGGCAGCGCGGACCTGACCGTGATGGCGTACCGCGGGGATCTGTCGAGCGCGAGCGCGACCGAGAGGCTCGACGTAACGATTCTGCACGACGTGGTGCTCGAGGGGATGCTCGGCATCGACCGCGCGGCGCAAGAAGCCAAGACCAACCTCGACTACCCGAAGGACACGGCCGTCGCGCTCGCGCGCGTCGCAGCCGGCGATGGGCAGTGTCTGTTCGTGATGAACCCGACCCCCGTGGCCGCGGTCAAGGCCGTGTCCGACGAAGGCGGTTTCATGCCGCAGAAGTCGACGTTCTTCTATCCGAAAATCGCGAGCGGCGTCGTGTTTCGCAAGCTCGACGAGTCGATCGCGCGCTGA
- the purD gene encoding phosphoribosylamine--glycine ligase yields the protein MKILVVGSGGREHALVWRLARAGHQLVCAPGNPGIARDAECLPIAVDAIDGLVTAAADRGVDLIVVGPEAPLVAGLADRARDRGIAVFGPGADGARLEGSKAFSKRFFRDCGIRTAEFFECSTVAEADEAIDRIGALGDGVVVKADGLAAGKGVTVCDTADEARAAARACLEGGAFGDAGRRVVIEQRLRGRELSLMAITDGHRYVLLEQAEDHKAALDGDRGPNTGGMGAVSPAGWATPELLDRARRDIFDPTLAGLRAAGIDYRGVLYAGLMVDAGGVPWILEYNCRFGDPETQPLMLRLRSDLGQWLYGAATGALPAGDLAWDPRAAVCVILASRGYPQSSEAGVPITGADAFVDDEDVVVFHAGTRERDGRLETAGGRVLGVTALGADVAAARARAYSAVDRIRFDGMHFRRDIGARGASPGRPA from the coding sequence GTGAAGATCCTTGTCGTCGGTTCTGGAGGTCGCGAGCACGCGCTCGTGTGGCGGTTGGCGCGCGCGGGACATCAACTCGTGTGCGCGCCCGGGAACCCCGGCATCGCCCGCGACGCGGAGTGCCTTCCGATTGCGGTCGATGCGATCGACGGGCTGGTCACGGCGGCCGCCGACCGCGGAGTCGATCTGATCGTCGTCGGACCGGAGGCACCGCTGGTCGCGGGGCTGGCGGACCGCGCGCGCGACCGCGGCATCGCGGTGTTCGGACCGGGGGCCGATGGAGCGCGGCTCGAAGGGTCGAAGGCGTTTTCGAAGCGATTCTTTCGCGACTGCGGCATACGCACGGCGGAGTTCTTCGAGTGCTCGACCGTCGCGGAAGCGGATGAGGCGATCGACCGCATCGGTGCGCTGGGCGACGGCGTGGTGGTCAAGGCCGACGGCCTCGCGGCGGGCAAGGGGGTGACCGTGTGCGACACCGCAGACGAGGCGCGCGCCGCCGCGCGCGCGTGTCTCGAGGGAGGCGCTTTCGGCGACGCGGGTCGCCGTGTGGTGATCGAGCAACGGCTGCGCGGCCGCGAGCTGTCGCTGATGGCGATCACCGACGGACACCGCTACGTGCTGCTCGAGCAGGCCGAGGACCACAAGGCGGCGCTCGACGGCGACCGCGGGCCGAACACCGGAGGGATGGGAGCGGTGTCTCCGGCCGGGTGGGCGACACCGGAGCTGCTCGACCGTGCGCGCCGCGACATCTTCGATCCGACGCTCGCGGGCCTGCGTGCGGCCGGCATCGATTACCGCGGGGTCCTGTATGCCGGGCTCATGGTGGATGCCGGCGGCGTGCCGTGGATCCTGGAATACAACTGCCGCTTTGGCGATCCGGAAACGCAGCCGTTGATGCTGCGGCTGCGCAGTGACCTCGGCCAGTGGTTGTACGGTGCCGCAACCGGCGCCCTGCCGGCCGGTGACCTGGCGTGGGATCCGCGCGCGGCGGTCTGCGTGATCCTCGCGTCGCGCGGGTATCCGCAGTCGTCAGAGGCCGGCGTGCCGATAACCGGCGCCGATGCGTTCGTCGACGACGAGGACGTGGTCGTGTTTCACGCGGGGACGCGCGAACGCGACGGCCGGCTCGAGACGGCGGGCGGGCGCGTACTCGGTGTCACGGCGCTCGGCGCCGACGTGGCGGCGGCCCGCGCCCGCGCGTATTCGGCAGTGGACCGCATCCGGTTCGACGGCATGCATTTTCGGCGAGACATCGGCGCGCGCGGGGCGAGTCCCGGCCGGCCGGCGTGA